Proteins from a single region of Candidatus Omnitrophota bacterium:
- a CDS encoding ribose-phosphate pyrophosphokinase yields MDKLAVFSGNASPQLAKDICKYLKIKLSDALVSRFSEGEIRVKINENVRGKDVFIVQSTCPPPNDNLMELLIMMDALRRASSKRITAVIPYFGYARQDRKDQPRVPISAKLIANLLTVAGADRVLTMDLHAGQIQGFFDIPVDHLFSVGVFIDYFSNIDPKDVVVVSPDVGSIKMARAYAKRLNAALAIIDKRRIDPEKSEALHILGEVEGKDVIIVDDLIATGSSLIEAVGVLKKYGCKTVRAAITHGVLSGPALERINKCAELKELLISDSIPLSEDKKNPRIKVLSVAGLLGEAIKRIHNEESVSSLFD; encoded by the coding sequence ATGGATAAATTGGCAGTATTCTCTGGCAATGCCAGCCCGCAGTTAGCAAAAGATATCTGTAAATATCTTAAGATAAAGCTTTCTGATGCCTTAGTGTCAAGATTCAGCGAAGGCGAAATAAGGGTCAAAATCAATGAGAATGTCAGAGGCAAAGATGTGTTTATCGTACAGTCAACCTGTCCTCCTCCTAATGATAACCTTATGGAGCTTTTGATTATGATGGATGCCTTAAGGAGAGCTTCAAGCAAGAGGATAACTGCGGTTATACCTTATTTTGGTTATGCCCGCCAGGACAGGAAGGACCAGCCTCGTGTGCCTATCAGCGCTAAATTAATCGCAAACCTCCTTACGGTTGCAGGAGCAGACAGGGTTTTGACGATGGACCTGCATGCAGGCCAGATCCAGGGATTTTTTGATATTCCGGTAGACCATTTATTTTCCGTCGGGGTATTCATAGATTATTTCTCAAATATCGATCCCAAAGACGTTGTGGTGGTTTCTCCGGATGTAGGCAGCATTAAGATGGCAAGGGCTTATGCCAAAAGGCTAAATGCAGCATTGGCAATAATTGATAAAAGAAGGATTGACCCTGAAAAGTCCGAAGCTTTGCATATATTAGGCGAGGTCGAAGGCAAAGATGTCATAATCGTTGATGATTTGATTGCTACGGGGAGTTCTTTAATAGAAGCAGTAGGCGTGCTTAAGAAATACGGGTGCAAAACTGTGCGTGCAGCCATAACTCATGGCGTATTATCCGGGCCGGCACTTGAAAGAATAAATAAATGCGCAGAATTAAAAGAACTTTTAATATCAGATAGTATCCCTCTGTCGGAAGATAAGAAAAATCCACGGATCAAAGTCTTGTCTGTTGCCGGGCTTCTTGGGGAAGCTATAAAACGGATTCATAACGAAGAATCGGTCAGTTCGCTGTTCGATTAA
- a CDS encoding 50S ribosomal protein L25, with protein MEEIFLDAEIRTQLGKIGVKKLRATSVIPAVIYGEGKDSKAIGIPKKQLLTLVHQHRLENLVINLKIKDENKLRSKTCLIKDIQYDPVQGDIIHVDFNEISLTKSIKVNVPVVAKGEAVGVKQEGGSLEHIMWEIEIECLPTKIPEKIEVDVTPLKIGDSIHVKDIILPPDIKVITPLESVVISVSEPMKEEAPVEEIEGAEAAKEPEVIKEKKEVPAEEKEAEEKQEKKEKK; from the coding sequence ATGGAAGAGATATTTTTGGATGCGGAAATAAGGACTCAGCTAGGAAAGATCGGTGTTAAAAAGTTAAGGGCTACCAGCGTAATACCGGCAGTTATATACGGCGAGGGCAAGGATTCCAAAGCCATAGGTATACCTAAAAAACAATTATTAACGCTGGTACACCAACACCGCCTTGAAAACCTGGTTATAAACCTTAAGATAAAGGACGAAAATAAACTCAGGTCTAAGACCTGCCTGATAAAGGATATACAGTATGACCCGGTCCAGGGAGATATAATACATGTTGATTTCAACGAGATATCGCTTACTAAGTCAATTAAAGTAAACGTGCCGGTTGTAGCAAAAGGCGAAGCAGTAGGGGTTAAGCAGGAAGGCGGCTCTCTGGAGCATATCATGTGGGAAATAGAGATCGAGTGCTTGCCTACAAAGATCCCTGAAAAAATAGAGGTAGATGTGACACCTTTAAAGATAGGGGATTCAATACATGTAAAGGATATAATCCTTCCTCCTGACATAAAGGTGATCACCCCTCTTGAATCAGTAGTCATATCTGTATCTGAGCCTATGAAAGAGGAGGCACCGGTAGAGGAAATTGAAGGCGCTGAAGCTGCAAAAGAGCCGGAAGTAATAAAAGAAAAGAAGGAAGTCCCTGCTGAAGAAAAAGAAGCCGAGGAAAAACAGGAAAAGAAAGAGAAAAAATAA
- a CDS encoding aminoacyl-tRNA hydrolase — MKLILGLGNPGIRYSGSRHNIGFQVIRTLAKQHKMRLKKEPGIPAFIAKGNISSVSVILAMPLTFMNLSGVAAKLLFKKFALCNKDLLAVCDDLDLDFGRIKLVAGGSSAGHNGIKSIITYLETAEFNRLRIGIGRPDKDIAAKYVLSSFDRAQKKELPEIIGSACSCCESWVINGISETMNIYNKRRN; from the coding sequence ATGAAATTGATTTTGGGCCTGGGTAATCCGGGCATAAGATATTCCGGGTCAAGGCATAATATAGGTTTTCAGGTTATACGCACTCTAGCCAAGCAGCATAAGATGCGTCTAAAGAAGGAGCCGGGTATACCTGCTTTTATTGCTAAAGGAAACATTAGTAGCGTTAGCGTAATACTGGCCATGCCTTTGACATTTATGAATCTATCCGGCGTAGCTGCCAAGCTTTTATTTAAGAAGTTTGCTCTTTGCAACAAGGATCTTTTGGCTGTATGCGATGATTTAGACCTGGATTTCGGCAGGATAAAATTAGTAGCAGGAGGTTCTTCGGCCGGGCATAACGGCATAAAGTCAATAATCACCTATTTAGAAACAGCTGAATTCAACAGGCTGCGCATAGGCATAGGAAGGCCGGATAAGGATATTGCGGCAAAGTATGTCCTTTCCTCTTTTGACAGAGCACAAAAGAAGGAATTGCCGGAGATCATTGGTAGCGCATGCAGCTGTTGTGAGTCTTGGGTTATAAATGGGATTTCAGAAACCATGAATATATATAATAAAAGGAGAAACTAA
- the rpsF gene encoding 30S ribosomal protein S6, producing the protein MNKYEAMLIVKPDLPEDQKKAVFSQINEVITKNKGSVTNSSVWADKRRMTFPIKKFQEGLYYLVNFESDPQAIKELNRLYSLNENILRTLITRPIEEK; encoded by the coding sequence ATGAATAAGTATGAAGCCATGTTAATAGTGAAACCGGATTTGCCGGAAGACCAGAAGAAGGCTGTTTTTTCGCAGATTAATGAAGTGATCACAAAAAATAAAGGCAGCGTAACCAATTCTTCTGTCTGGGCAGATAAGAGGAGGATGACGTTCCCGATAAAGAAATTTCAGGAAGGCCTTTATTATCTGGTTAATTTTGAATCTGACCCCCAAGCTATAAAAGAATTGAACCGTTTGTATAGCTTGAATGAAAATATCCTTAGGACATTGATAACCAGGCCGATAGAGGAGAAATAA
- a CDS encoding single-stranded DNA-binding protein yields MANLNKVLLIGNLTKDPELRYTPQGTAVVNIRLAVNRRFRNKNQEAKEETCFITAVAWDKQAETCNQYLKKGSPVFIEGRLQSRSWEDNAGQKRSVIEVRVERLQFLGSPSSRQAADQHQDLSVTDSHTESEWLEESEDKADEV; encoded by the coding sequence ATGGCAAATTTAAATAAAGTCTTATTGATAGGTAACCTTACCAAAGACCCTGAGCTAAGGTATACGCCCCAAGGCACGGCTGTCGTAAATATAAGGCTAGCCGTAAACAGGCGGTTCCGTAATAAGAACCAGGAGGCTAAGGAAGAGACGTGTTTTATAACTGCGGTTGCATGGGATAAGCAGGCAGAGACCTGTAACCAGTATCTTAAGAAGGGTAGCCCCGTTTTTATTGAAGGCCGCCTGCAGTCAAGGAGCTGGGAAGATAATGCAGGACAAAAACGCAGTGTAATCGAAGTCAGGGTTGAGAGGCTGCAGTTTCTTGGAAGCCCATCATCAAGGCAGGCTGCAGATCAGCACCAAGATTTATCTGTTACAGATTCACATACTGAGTCCGAATGGTTAGAAGAAAGCGAGGATAAAGCAGATGAGGTTTAA